AAATGTCTTACTTATGCAAAAGACCTTTATGACTTCGGCATGACTTACAGGGGAAACAGTAAAGGCCAAAGCTATTATCTGCCTAGAACTTATCTGGATGAACTTATGTGGGGATCAATCTGGCTTTATGTTGCTACAAATGATAATAAATATATGGATAATGTAGAAAAGCTAATGGTTGAGAAAGGAATCACCGGAGGCAACTCCTTTAATGACAACTGGACCCAGTGCTGGGATTATGTATTAACAGGAGTTTTTACAAAGCTTGCAACACTTTCGACTAATCCTTTATACAAGTCAATTGCCGATGACCATATTGATTACTGGCAGAATAGATTAAAAACTACTCCTGCAGGATTGAAATACCTTGATAGCTGGGGTGTTTGCAAATACCCCGCAGCAGAGAGTATGGTTCAGCTTGTTTATTATAAATATTTTGGTAATGAGAAATGTCTGGACTTTGCAAAAAGTCAGATAGATTACATACTGGGGGATAATCCCAATAATATGTCCTACGAAGTAGGCTTCGGTGATAACTATCCTAAATATCCTCATCACCGAGCTGCAAGTGGTGTACTTGAAGGCCCTCCTGCTGATGAAAAGAAGGAACTACCCGAAAGGCATATCCTATACGGTGCTCTTGTAGGGGGAGCAGACATGAATGATGAATATCATGATAATGTTAATGAATACGTTTATTCAGAAACCGGGTTGGACTATAATGCAGGCTTTGTAGGCGCACTGGCAGGTATGTCCAAATATCTTGGAGGAAGCCAGCTCCCCGGACCTACTCCGGGTATCGAGGGCGAACCGACACAATACTATACCGATGCTAAAATATACAAAAAAAGTTCCGAGGGTGTTACCATAGACCTGAATTTGTACAATATCGTTACTGCACCTCCACAATATGAGAGCGGTTTATCCTACAAGTACTTTATGGATTTATCGGAATATGCCTCAGCTGGAATAAATCCGGCAAAATTTGATACAAAAGTTTACTATTCTCCTGCAGGGGCCAAAATATCCGGAATTCAGCCTTGGGACAAGGATAAAAATATCTATTATGTAGAGGTAACCTTCCCTGATAGTAAGCTATATGCAAGAACCTATGTACAGTTTGCTATTTACAATTATGAAACCAAACTTTGGGATTCTTCAAATGACTATTCAGCCAAAGGTTTGACCGATACTGCTTATACAAAAATGGTTAATATTCCAATATATAAAAACAATGTCCTTGTTGCCGGAAGCGACCCTTCGGGAGGCGTAACCGTTTTGTACGGAGATTTGAACAATGATAAAGAGGTTAACGCAATTGACTTCGCTTTATTAAAAAAATATCTTCTGGACGGAAATTCAGGGGGAATCAATATAACTAATGCTGACATGAATAAGGACGGAGCTGTAAACGCTCTGGATTTTGCAAGCCTGAAACTGTATTTGTTAGGTAAATAATAACAACTGAATAAAATACTAAAGAGCCGTATCCCATAGTAATTACATATTACATGAGTACGGTTCTTTTTTTTCTTGTTATATTTTTTCGGTATATGTTACTATATCGGTAAAGAATTTTAATTGACTTTATATTAAGTTTATGTAAACAATATTTATATATCCAGTGAAACCACACATTTTAAATTGAAATAGAGAGGAAGTAAAATAAAATGGTCAAGCTAAAAATCAGAAACAGTATTTTCAGCCGTCTTGTAATAACCTTTCTAATAATAATAATTCCTCTTTATGGTTTAGGGATTTATATTTACAACAGCGGATTGCGTACCATAAAAAGCGAAATATCAAAATCAACTATTGCTCAGGCATCATTCTATCTTGAAAGTCTTGAAAAAGAGATAGAGAGGATAAAAATACTCCAATACGATTGCTTGAATGATGAACAGTTAAACAAGCTTGCAATAAGATGGGAGATTATGAATGAATATGAAATATCCCAAACACTGCTTCAACTAAAACAAAGACTTGTTGCAATAAAAAACAGTAGTATATATGTAAATGATGTAAATGTGCACATTCTCCCAATTGAGAAGACAGTTTCTTCAAATAGCGGAGTAGATGATATTCATATAAATGAATACAATGAAATATTTGTTCCGGCAGGATTAAAGGGAGCACAAATCATTAATTATAACGGTGAGTTATATCTGAGCACTTTTCAGAAATACAGCGGTGCAAACAAGCCTTTATTTACTATTGATATTGAATTGAATCAGAATGCATTAAAACAAGCCCTTGCACAATTCAATACCTATACGGGAAGCGGTTCGATACTTATAACACCTACAAATATTATTGCGAATAAGTCGGAAGAGGATAATACTCAATTTATTCAGAGTATTTTATCGAGTATGAATGAAAAAGAGAGAGATGGAACGATTTTTACAAAAATTAGGAATGAAAAGTACTATGTAGTTCATGCAAATTCTTCATATTTAAATATGATTTTATTAAGGTATTTTCCACAGGAATTTATACTAAAGCCTATAGTAAATTTTAAAATTTGGGCATGGGTATTTTCAATCGCTGCAATTTTAATAATAATTATATACTCATTATCGACATATAAATTTATGCATCAGCCTTTAAATGAACTGGTAAAATCTTTTCGTAAAGTGGAAAACGGAGATTTAAAGGTATCTATTAACCATGATTCAAATAATGAGTTCGGATACCTTTATAAATGCTTTAATGACATGGTCAAAAATCTTAATATGCTAATAGACCAGGTATATAACCAGAAAATATTAATGCAGAAAGCTGAATTGAAGCACTTGCAGTCTCAGATTAACCCCCATTTTTTGTATAACAGTTTTTTTATGATTAATACTATGGCAAGAATAGGTGATGAGAATTTAGTACCTTTTACAAAACACCTTGGAGAGTACTTCCGTTTTGTGACAAGGAACTCCATGGATAATATACCTCTGGAGGAAGAAATCAATCATGCCAAGGTATACACGGAAATTCAGCTTATGAGATTTTCAAAAAGACTTCAGATTCATT
This region of Clostridium sp. BNL1100 genomic DNA includes:
- a CDS encoding glycoside hydrolase family 9 protein, with amino-acid sequence MKKVSVLVLLAVLLVSIIPPAVSAEENNFNYVDAFAKSILFYEANWCGPDAGNNRIKWRGPCHCDDGKDVGLDLTGGFHDCGDHVKFGLPQCASASTLAWAYYEFKDTFIAKGQDGYMLNILKHFCDYFIKCFPNKTTFYYQVGDGDVDHQYWGPPELQTYDRPAYYVATPSNPGSDVAGDAAAALALMYLNYKDKDSTYAEKCLTYAKDLYDFGMTYRGNSKGQSYYLPRTYLDELMWGSIWLYVATNDNKYMDNVEKLMVEKGITGGNSFNDNWTQCWDYVLTGVFTKLATLSTNPLYKSIADDHIDYWQNRLKTTPAGLKYLDSWGVCKYPAAESMVQLVYYKYFGNEKCLDFAKSQIDYILGDNPNNMSYEVGFGDNYPKYPHHRAASGVLEGPPADEKKELPERHILYGALVGGADMNDEYHDNVNEYVYSETGLDYNAGFVGALAGMSKYLGGSQLPGPTPGIEGEPTQYYTDAKIYKKSSEGVTIDLNLYNIVTAPPQYESGLSYKYFMDLSEYASAGINPAKFDTKVYYSPAGAKISGIQPWDKDKNIYYVEVTFPDSKLYARTYVQFAIYNYETKLWDSSNDYSAKGLTDTAYTKMVNIPIYKNNVLVAGSDPSGGVTVLYGDLNNDKEVNAIDFALLKKYLLDGNSGGINITNADMNKDGAVNALDFASLKLYLLGK
- a CDS encoding histidine kinase, whose protein sequence is MVKLKIRNSIFSRLVITFLIIIIPLYGLGIYIYNSGLRTIKSEISKSTIAQASFYLESLEKEIERIKILQYDCLNDEQLNKLAIRWEIMNEYEISQTLLQLKQRLVAIKNSSIYVNDVNVHILPIEKTVSSNSGVDDIHINEYNEIFVPAGLKGAQIINYNGELYLSTFQKYSGANKPLFTIDIELNQNALKQALAQFNTYTGSGSILITPTNIIANKSEEDNTQFIQSILSSMNEKERDGTIFTKIRNEKYYVVHANSSYLNMILLRYFPQEFILKPIVNFKIWAWVFSIAAILIIIIYSLSTYKFMHQPLNELVKSFRKVENGDLKVSINHDSNNEFGYLYKCFNDMVKNLNMLIDQVYNQKILMQKAELKHLQSQINPHFLYNSFFMINTMARIGDENLVPFTKHLGEYFRFVTRNSMDNIPLEEEINHAKVYTEIQLMRFSKRLQIHFGECPDMYKDLKVPRLILQPIIENAFEHGLEKKKNSGLLLVNFEGNERELRIIVEDNGCDITDSELEKLQDLLENNEQEIETTGTLNIHRRIRLVFGEESGLIISRSVIGGLKAVLKIVLQKGVEKCIGY